Proteins co-encoded in one Rhopalosiphum maidis isolate BTI-1 chromosome 2, ASM367621v3, whole genome shotgun sequence genomic window:
- the LOC113553532 gene encoding phenoloxidase-activating factor 2-like encodes MSGPTLKRLSTPYLYVLWFATLLFQVTVITVSGQEETIASNIDLTIMELFPPPCKCVPYYLCRNNTIDTAGTFVLDLRFQNVSCDNEFEKCCYDPVPPTKVDIPVKRTICGHRNSDNTGILNARINGYDTKFGEFPWMMAILKIDSYTQSKTYISGGSLIHPRVVLTAIHSLRENNPSDLLIRAGEQDSATQNEPLPYQESKVLKIIKHEKFCYDGLLNDVALIILTHPFNFTENVGTICLPSQNYVFSDETCYASGWGKDKFGKIGKYQTNLKKIDLPIVPRGRCLKLLRKTSLTEYFILHESFICAGGIKDKDTCEGDGGSPLICPLKNNPKQYHQAGIVAWGLGCNNEIPAVYVNVAKFREWIDEKMAQENFDTSFYDPNYIPNTSAGDFE; translated from the exons ATGTCAGGACCGACGCTTAAAAGACTGTCAACCCCG TACTTATACGTATTGTGGTTTGCTACATTGCTTTTTCAAGTAACTGTAATAACCGTTTCTGGTCAAGAGGAAACAATCGCATCAAACattgatttaacaataatgGAATTGTTCCCACCGCCATGTAAATGCGTACCGTATTATTTATGTCGGAATAATACGATTGATACAGCTGGGACATTTGTATTAGACCTAAG GTTTCAAAATGTTTCATGTGATAacgaatttgaaaaatgttgctACGATCCTGTTCCACCGACAAAAGTTGATATACCTGTAAAGCGTACGATTTGTGGCCATCGAAACTCTGACAATACTGGCATATTAAACGCACGAATAAATGGATATGATACGAAATTCGGCGAGTTCCCCTGGATGATGGCAATTCTCAAAATAGATTCATATACCCAGTCAAAAACTTATATAAGCGGTGGTTCATTGATACACCCACGAGTCGTGTTGACTGCAATCCATTCCTTACGAGA gAATAACCCAAGCGATCTATTGATTCGAGCCGGTGAACAGGATTCAGCAACGCAAAACGAACCATTACCGTACCAAGAAAgcaaagttttgaaaataatcaaacacGAAAAATTCTGCTATGACGGACTTTTAAACGACGTGGCACTGATCATTCTTACTCATCCGTTCAACTTTACAGAAAATGTGGGCACTATTTGTCTACCCAGCCAGAATTACGTGTTCTCTGACGAAACATGCTACGCCAGTGGTTGGGGCAAAGATAAATTCG gtaaaattgGCAAATATcaaaccaatttaaaaaaaattgatttgccAATCGTGCCACGTGGTCGATGCTTGAAACTATTAAGAAAAACCAGTTTGACCGAGTATTTCATACTGCACGAGAGTTTTATATGTGCCGGTGGGATAAAAGACAAAGATACTTGCgaa ggtgATGGCGGAAGTCCTCTAATATGTCCACTTAAGAACAATCCTAAACAATATCATCAGGCCGGTATCGTGGCATGGGGACTCGGATGCAACAATGAGATACCTGCCGTATATGTAAACGTGGCAAAGTTTAGAGAATGGATCGATGAAAAGATGGCTCAAGAAAATTTCGATACGAGCTTCTATGATCCGAATTATATTCCCAACACGTCTGCTGGTGACTTCGAATAG